A window of the Isosphaera pallida ATCC 43644 genome harbors these coding sequences:
- a CDS encoding ATP-binding protein, translating to MSQTPANRLGVPVGAEEDCEAIPFESPGSVQPHGVLLGLDPETDEILVVSESCELLLGRPVDALRGRLVGEVFGDVEGELLRRVNEEALVQGPRFFRIGLGLERGCEARAHHHDGLFLVEIEPIPESAAEPFDPALKGLLGPFGSSSESDTGWLINLLDESRRVENSGEFLERVTHQVKVFLGYDRVLMFKFADDEHGEVIAEAVSQGMEPFLGLRFPSFDVPKRVREMFLVNPVRYVMDMKAPPSPLVPDRHPRTGRPIDLSRTHLRSISDHCREYRNNMGTRASLVVPVIVGGELWGLLSCHHRTPKRASVGLRIAAAQIGGIVGNALQTLQTRERLQAQNEVQELFESLLSVKGDSLSGEFSESAEKVMKAMRASGVALVVDRSVMTVGQTPSKEQCLDLAQRVGGGESPWLFWTQTLAQEFPDLAATLRPERCAGMLATRLFHDRNDYMMWFRPEQAREVIWAGNPTQGVRTVGNRYALSPRESFEQWRQAVAGTSAAWENRDLSLAETCRTWISQRIASLRADEANRSKSSFLASMSHEIRTPLTLILGYTEMLMDQETEPWKTEALRVVRHNGEYLLALLNDILDLSKIEAGKLETRFEPVDPFDLLRDVVDPFQPRARAKGLRLELTCATPLPRRVVTDPVRVRQVLVNLIGNALKFTDQGSVRVVASAEWEPTTGSARWIEIAVHDTGIGMTPEQMSRLFRPFEQVDPSLTRRHEGTGLGLAISRRLARMLGGNITVESVAGQGSVFRFRFTPEPESDLALPNPANQPQSGEPAAGKPTAGISATVSSNDVSSPPPQPMAATDPPSSSGFQLVARHEQTPPPNRPPARLASRSVLVVEDNPDNQSLLKNLLIREGATVFIASNGREAVEFFLERASADHDIDLILMDMRMPIIDGYDATRKLRSMGLKTPIIALTAQAMPGDLLRCLEVGCNDYISKPFAAASLIHTLVKWLQVQPPNPLRAMPDHHL from the coding sequence GTGTCTCAGACCCCCGCGAACCGTTTGGGCGTTCCCGTGGGAGCCGAAGAAGACTGCGAAGCAATCCCGTTCGAGTCGCCCGGCTCGGTTCAACCTCACGGCGTCCTGCTGGGGTTGGACCCCGAAACCGATGAAATCCTCGTGGTCAGTGAATCCTGCGAACTATTGCTTGGCCGCCCGGTCGATGCGTTGCGGGGCCGTCTGGTCGGCGAAGTGTTTGGCGATGTGGAAGGGGAGTTGCTCAGACGGGTCAATGAGGAGGCGCTCGTTCAGGGTCCGCGGTTTTTCCGAATCGGTCTGGGGTTGGAGCGGGGCTGCGAAGCACGGGCGCATCACCACGACGGACTGTTTCTGGTCGAGATCGAGCCAATCCCAGAATCGGCTGCGGAGCCATTCGACCCGGCCCTCAAAGGGTTGCTCGGTCCCTTCGGCTCGTCGTCCGAGTCCGACACAGGATGGTTGATCAACCTGTTGGACGAATCCCGGCGGGTCGAGAACAGCGGGGAATTTCTGGAGCGGGTGACGCATCAGGTCAAAGTCTTTCTGGGCTACGATCGCGTCTTGATGTTCAAATTCGCTGACGATGAACACGGGGAGGTGATCGCCGAGGCGGTGTCTCAAGGGATGGAGCCGTTTTTGGGGTTGCGGTTTCCTTCCTTCGACGTGCCCAAACGGGTCCGGGAGATGTTCCTGGTCAACCCAGTGCGCTACGTCATGGACATGAAGGCCCCCCCCTCGCCACTGGTGCCTGATCGTCACCCCCGCACCGGACGCCCGATCGACCTGAGCCGAACCCACCTGCGAAGCATCTCGGACCACTGCCGCGAGTATCGCAACAACATGGGTACCCGCGCCTCACTGGTGGTACCGGTGATCGTCGGCGGGGAGTTGTGGGGATTGTTGTCTTGTCACCATCGCACTCCGAAACGAGCCTCGGTGGGGTTGCGCATCGCGGCCGCTCAGATCGGTGGCATCGTGGGCAACGCCCTCCAAACCCTCCAAACCCGCGAACGCCTCCAGGCCCAAAACGAGGTTCAGGAACTCTTCGAGTCACTGCTGTCGGTCAAAGGCGACTCCTTGAGCGGTGAATTTAGTGAAAGCGCCGAGAAGGTCATGAAGGCGATGAGGGCCAGCGGCGTGGCCCTGGTGGTGGACAGGTCGGTCATGACGGTCGGCCAAACCCCCTCCAAGGAACAATGCCTCGACCTGGCCCAGCGGGTGGGCGGCGGCGAGTCCCCCTGGCTGTTTTGGACTCAGACGCTGGCTCAAGAGTTTCCCGACCTGGCGGCGACCCTTCGTCCCGAGCGCTGTGCGGGGATGCTGGCGACCCGATTGTTCCACGACCGCAACGACTACATGATGTGGTTCCGCCCCGAACAGGCCCGCGAAGTGATCTGGGCCGGTAACCCGACCCAAGGAGTCCGCACCGTCGGCAACCGCTACGCCCTCTCCCCCCGCGAATCGTTTGAACAATGGCGTCAGGCGGTCGCAGGCACCTCAGCGGCCTGGGAGAATCGCGACCTCTCGCTGGCCGAGACCTGCCGCACCTGGATCTCCCAACGCATCGCCTCGCTTCGCGCCGACGAGGCCAACCGCTCCAAATCCTCCTTCCTCGCCAGCATGAGCCACGAGATCCGCACTCCCCTGACCCTCATTTTGGGTTACACCGAAATGTTGATGGATCAGGAAACCGAGCCGTGGAAGACGGAGGCGTTGCGGGTCGTTCGGCACAACGGCGAATATCTGCTGGCGTTGCTCAACGACATTTTGGACCTCTCCAAGATCGAGGCGGGCAAGTTAGAGACCCGTTTCGAGCCGGTCGATCCGTTCGACCTATTACGCGACGTGGTGGATCCGTTCCAACCACGGGCGCGGGCCAAGGGCTTGCGTCTGGAATTGACTTGCGCTACGCCGTTGCCCCGCCGCGTCGTGACCGACCCAGTGCGGGTCCGTCAGGTGCTCGTGAACTTGATTGGCAACGCCCTGAAATTCACCGACCAGGGTTCGGTCCGAGTGGTGGCCTCTGCCGAGTGGGAGCCGACGACGGGTTCGGCCCGCTGGATCGAGATCGCCGTTCACGACACTGGCATCGGTATGACCCCCGAGCAAATGAGTCGGTTGTTCCGTCCCTTCGAGCAGGTCGATCCGTCGTTAACCCGTCGTCACGAAGGGACCGGCCTCGGTCTGGCAATCTCGCGGCGTCTGGCCCGAATGCTGGGCGGCAACATCACGGTGGAGTCAGTCGCAGGCCAGGGAAGCGTCTTCCGCTTCCGCTTCACGCCCGAACCAGAGTCGGATTTGGCCCTCCCCAACCCCGCCAACCAACCCCAAAGCGGCGAACCGGCCGCGGGGAAACCGACCGCGGGGATCTCGGCCACCGTTTCCAGCAACGACGTGTCCTCCCCACCCCCCCAGCCGATGGCTGCGACCGATCCACCGTCCTCCTCGGGATTCCAACTCGTTGCCCGCCACGAACAAACCCCGCCCCCCAACCGTCCGCCCGCCCGACTGGCCTCCCGCTCGGTGTTGGTGGTGGAGGACAACCCCGACAACCAGTCGTTGCTCAAGAATTTGCTCATCCGTGAAGGAGCCACCGTCTTTATCGCCTCCAACGGACGCGAGGCGGTCGAGTTCTTTTTGGAACGCGCCTCCGCCGACCATGACATTGATTTGATCCTCATGGATATGCGCATGCCCATCATAGACGGCTACGACGCCACCCGCAAACTCCGTTCGATGGGTCTCAAGACTCCGATCATCGCCTTGACCGCCCAGGCAATGCCAGGGGATCTGCTGCGTTGCCTGGAAGTCGGCTGCAACGACTACATCTCCAAGCCATTCGCCGCCGCCAGTCTGATCCACACCCTGGTCAAGTGGCTTCAGGTCCAACCACCCAATCCGCTTCGCGCGATGCCCGACCATCATCTTTGA
- a CDS encoding lactate racemase domain-containing protein, which translates to MSATPPLTSTSIATASVGLTLPPLAPIRRVSIPPTVADPEAELARLIRGSRLSQRVAPGGTIALGIGSRGITTIPRLARAAVTTLKEMGYRVFIVAAMGSHGGATPEGQRRLLADYGITEQAMGVEIRTDMETERLGTNRFGLPIFFDRNALGADGIVLLNRIKPHTDFVGRYESGILKMLTIGLGKRQGAEQIHKLGLRGMKELLPEVGAFLIERTPFALGLAVIENADDLPAEIVALEKEEVLDREPALLERARALMGRLPFDQIDVLVVGELGKNYSGAGMDPNVLGRLMVETQADFDRPKVTRLVVLDVSDESHGNIVGVGFADLTTERLVAKMDPVATRINVLTSCFLERARVPITLASDRAVFEEAVKTCWRLDPAECRLVVIPNTLELARQWVSPALKAEVEASPDWAFDGPFQEIPFDDSGTLDQAGMFPESVRGRRRRTAHAYASAGHH; encoded by the coding sequence ATGTCCGCCACTCCGCCCTTGACCTCGACATCCATTGCGACCGCTTCTGTCGGATTGACGTTGCCCCCCCTCGCGCCGATCCGCCGGGTTTCGATCCCGCCGACCGTCGCTGATCCCGAGGCGGAACTCGCCCGATTGATTCGAGGCAGCCGCCTGAGCCAACGGGTCGCCCCTGGCGGCACGATCGCGCTGGGCATTGGCAGCCGAGGCATCACCACGATTCCCCGATTGGCCCGGGCTGCGGTGACCACGCTCAAAGAGATGGGGTATCGGGTATTCATCGTTGCGGCGATGGGCAGCCACGGCGGGGCCACTCCCGAAGGCCAGCGGCGTCTGCTAGCCGACTACGGGATCACCGAGCAGGCGATGGGGGTCGAAATTCGAACCGACATGGAAACCGAACGTCTAGGGACCAACCGCTTTGGCCTGCCCATCTTCTTCGACCGCAACGCGCTAGGAGCCGACGGAATCGTGCTGCTCAACCGGATCAAGCCGCACACCGATTTCGTGGGACGCTACGAGTCAGGCATCCTTAAGATGCTCACCATCGGCCTGGGCAAACGTCAGGGGGCCGAACAGATTCATAAACTCGGATTGCGAGGGATGAAGGAGCTTTTACCCGAGGTTGGAGCATTTCTGATCGAGCGCACGCCGTTTGCGCTGGGGTTGGCGGTGATCGAGAACGCCGACGACCTGCCGGCGGAGATCGTGGCGCTGGAGAAGGAGGAGGTGTTGGACCGTGAACCAGCGCTTCTGGAACGGGCACGGGCGTTGATGGGGCGTCTGCCGTTCGACCAAATCGACGTACTGGTGGTGGGCGAATTGGGCAAGAACTACTCAGGCGCGGGAATGGACCCCAATGTGTTGGGGCGTTTGATGGTGGAGACTCAAGCTGATTTCGACCGTCCCAAGGTGACGCGGTTGGTGGTCCTGGACGTGTCAGATGAGAGTCACGGCAACATTGTGGGGGTCGGATTTGCCGACCTGACCACCGAGAGGCTGGTGGCCAAGATGGACCCGGTGGCCACGCGGATCAATGTGTTGACCTCCTGCTTTTTGGAGCGCGCGCGGGTGCCGATCACCCTGGCCAGCGACCGGGCGGTGTTCGAAGAAGCAGTCAAAACCTGTTGGCGACTCGATCCCGCCGAGTGTCGGTTGGTGGTGATTCCCAACACCTTGGAGTTGGCCCGCCAGTGGGTCTCGCCGGCGCTAAAGGCCGAAGTCGAAGCCTCTCCCGACTGGGCATTCGACGGCCCCTTCCAAGAGATCCCCTTCGACGACTCTGGGACACTCGACCAGGCCGGGATGTTCCCCGAGAGCGTCCGCGGGCGTCGCAGGCGAACCGCGCACGCTTATGCCAGTGCGGGTCACCATTGA
- a CDS encoding class I SAM-dependent methyltransferase, with product MTTPVSDSPDQIRQRQERSWSRSAHGWAGRRATFEAGARVVSHRLADAVGLTLGLNLDLADLACGAGEPTLTLARRLGPLGTLVGLDLAHGMIVEARRAAVQERVEDRVRFEIGDLEALPLADGSQDAATCRWGLMFAVDPSLALREVVRILKPGGRFAASVWDHARHVPMIALARDAAQATLNAPAPTPDAPEPFRLADRDALRARFLDAGFEPDSINVEEQMVTWEFLDAEEYCAFHLEVSAALADLYHQRPYEAQAAFRQVMSESAHQFADPHGIVRMPCRALIWQARTLN from the coding sequence GTGACCACGCCTGTCTCAGATTCGCCCGACCAAATTCGTCAACGTCAGGAACGCAGTTGGAGTCGCTCGGCCCACGGCTGGGCAGGACGTCGCGCCACCTTCGAGGCCGGCGCACGGGTGGTCTCGCATCGTCTCGCCGACGCCGTCGGCCTGACTCTGGGACTCAACCTCGATCTCGCCGACTTGGCCTGCGGCGCAGGGGAGCCGACCCTGACCCTGGCGCGTCGTTTAGGACCGCTGGGAACCCTCGTGGGTCTCGACCTGGCCCACGGCATGATTGTGGAAGCTCGCCGCGCCGCCGTTCAAGAGCGGGTCGAAGATCGGGTCCGTTTCGAGATCGGCGACCTTGAGGCTTTACCGCTGGCCGATGGCTCGCAGGACGCGGCCACCTGCCGTTGGGGGCTCATGTTCGCGGTGGATCCCAGCTTGGCGTTGCGCGAGGTGGTCCGCATCCTCAAGCCGGGTGGACGATTCGCCGCCTCGGTTTGGGACCACGCGCGACACGTCCCGATGATCGCTTTGGCCCGCGACGCCGCCCAAGCCACCCTGAATGCTCCCGCCCCAACCCCCGACGCCCCCGAACCGTTTCGCTTGGCCGACCGCGACGCCCTCCGCGCTCGTTTCCTCGACGCCGGCTTCGAACCCGATTCGATCAACGTGGAGGAGCAAATGGTCACCTGGGAATTCCTCGACGCCGAAGAGTATTGCGCCTTCCATCTGGAAGTTTCCGCCGCCCTCGCCGACCTCTACCACCAACGCCCCTATGAGGCACAAGCCGCGTTCCGCCAGGTCATGAGCGAATCAGCCCATCAGTTCGCGGACCCCCACGGCATCGTAAGGATGCCCTGTCGCGCCTTGATCTGGCAGGCGCGGACTCTCAATTAA